In the Victivallis sp. Marseille-Q1083 genome, one interval contains:
- a CDS encoding PAS domain-containing protein, with translation MIGVCGIAVMPSFGADEAKHILVINSYSAADLWTRDLMSGLEEAVGSGPLPVNFDIFELGLLARPDNVPEPEDIAALAKRLEERKFDLVIAENNGAADLFLAGRLKLPSGMPLLLANYHGKLGTARQKALNATGILAPFLPYENIRFGLTLRPDTASIILVAGTAFDNPGWKPFYELIPPELHDRITVVSGGTHTTAELLHILAQQPPESLLLFHSWSVPRGQGAVDGSKILPEIRQVFPGLIFGRFKSYIDLGSSGGCVASGIDHGRQTGALALRILLGEKACEIPFEKSGATLIFNAPDLERFRIPPARLPAGTELVNVLPSFFERHYAELILAAAVLLAVLLLFIAGLLFRRLAQKKVRMIIEHLPFRIGIVDRAGHILYAHLPGVPQEMAGESNGLADRFPEPAATLFSEAIREAFGSGRKVERDYEVLGACRHAEFIRLPHNNPFHTGVVMWISCDQTAIRAMHQKAAQIAERFRLTLEAIGDGVIVTDREEYVTLWNPVAADLTGIAREEAVGRKLGDVFHLVSYLDGGKVESPLTKALQCNTIVEMANHTDLIDKNGNRRHIADSASPIHDEQGKVAGAVLVFRDVTDEYRKRDRMRLHSIILKTIGEAARFDYFHCDAAGQVLDNFVGEAYWPRSGGQPLLPADWLLPAFCQAFVDKWRRLLSEDASEMVVHYAAGDPKQPRYFELRAVKSYNPDSRTWEIFGLIQDVTAAREAEFRYRDNLNLLQGIMENLPGYIFVKNADDDFRYLLANRKFGEIVGLDSKLLPGRTDREIFTRDQAAVRKFHDDDTALAASGQPLNIREIFTNRSGERSVVQTIKNVITRSDGKKLLIGMGMDISKQYELELAQKRTIEELNNFSSTERIINQTLTRITLEPSMEQAINAMLRIMGENAGADRCYIFRYLDRECTRSSNDYEWVRDGIEPQIDCLKEQDMTSYQAWTTVLQRRQEIIIEDMDRPPISLENTARDILKPQGIQSLLASGIWIDNRLYGFVGLDFVARKQKFSENNVHMVRSIANLFLLARERFQQLEQLADSVSLQRQIVDNITIPIVIMDLDYNVVTANPRVAADCGIPVGQLSGLKCYNVMCRRSSPPPWCPVRRTLEDGCMHVHEAEVKDRRKIITAQPLFDRRNQLMYVLKVDIDVTELQQQKQELQKAVEQARAADRAKSYFLATMSHELRTPLNAVIGFSELLRQGGVQPQEHDAYLESIHFAGTALLHLINDVLDLSKLEAEQMEIHVSKVNVAALIDEIASIFRLKAKEKNLLFSVDHAGLRSLYHVDNQRLRQVLLNLIGNAFKFTHAGGISIEAAFTAQTEEAGTLRIAVTDTGIGIAPENLRRIFDPFVQGDSMRGGRAYEGSGLGLAISRWLVEKMGGRLSVTSRPECGSTFVVQLADVRFEAGRETAPEEPVEMPSAAVGNCRVLLVDDVSMNLKVLAAMLKKIQVDSESATSGEEALRRLRQDGNYDMVLTDLWMPKMNGTELAERIREIPGFAAIPILAVTADAQVLTEFPDIFQGVLLKPITLDLLRDALRRYCRFEYTGEKQS, from the coding sequence TTGATTGGCGTATGCGGCATCGCCGTGATGCCGTCGTTCGGGGCCGACGAGGCGAAGCATATTCTGGTCATCAACTCCTATTCCGCCGCCGACCTGTGGACCCGGGATTTGATGAGCGGGCTGGAGGAAGCCGTCGGCTCCGGTCCCCTGCCGGTGAATTTCGACATTTTCGAGCTTGGTTTGCTTGCCCGCCCGGACAATGTTCCGGAGCCGGAGGATATCGCGGCACTGGCGAAGCGGCTGGAAGAGCGGAAGTTCGATCTGGTGATCGCCGAAAATAACGGCGCGGCCGATCTTTTCTTGGCCGGCCGATTGAAACTGCCGTCCGGAATGCCGCTTCTGCTGGCGAATTACCACGGCAAACTCGGGACTGCACGTCAAAAAGCGTTGAACGCAACCGGGATTCTGGCGCCGTTTCTGCCTTATGAAAACATCCGTTTCGGCCTGACTCTGCGTCCCGATACCGCCAGCATTATTCTGGTGGCCGGGACCGCATTTGACAACCCCGGCTGGAAGCCGTTTTATGAATTGATTCCGCCGGAGCTGCACGACAGAATAACGGTTGTCAGCGGCGGGACGCACACGACGGCCGAATTGCTGCACATCTTGGCGCAGCAGCCGCCGGAGAGCCTGCTGTTGTTTCATTCCTGGAGCGTACCTCGCGGGCAGGGGGCGGTTGACGGCAGTAAGATTCTGCCGGAAATTCGCCAGGTGTTTCCCGGCCTGATCTTTGGACGTTTCAAGTCTTATATCGACCTCGGCAGCAGCGGCGGCTGCGTGGCCTCCGGTATTGATCACGGCCGGCAGACGGGGGCGCTGGCGCTTCGGATTCTGCTGGGCGAAAAGGCTTGCGAAATTCCCTTTGAAAAAAGCGGCGCCACGCTGATATTCAATGCGCCGGACCTGGAGAGGTTCCGGATTCCGCCCGCCCGCCTTCCGGCGGGAACGGAACTGGTCAATGTGCTGCCGAGTTTCTTCGAGCGGCATTATGCGGAACTGATCCTGGCGGCGGCGGTTCTGCTGGCGGTTCTGCTGCTTTTTATCGCCGGTTTGCTCTTCCGGCGGCTGGCGCAGAAAAAAGTGAGAATGATCATTGAACATTTGCCGTTCCGGATCGGCATCGTCGACCGTGCCGGTCATATTCTTTACGCCCATCTGCCCGGTGTTCCGCAGGAAATGGCCGGGGAGTCCAATGGACTGGCCGACCGGTTTCCGGAGCCGGCGGCGACGCTGTTTTCAGAAGCGATCCGGGAGGCCTTCGGCAGCGGCAGAAAGGTGGAGCGCGACTATGAGGTTCTCGGGGCTTGCCGCCATGCGGAGTTTATCCGCCTGCCGCACAACAATCCGTTCCATACCGGCGTGGTGATGTGGATTTCCTGTGACCAAACGGCAATCCGGGCGATGCACCAGAAAGCGGCGCAGATTGCCGAACGTTTCCGGCTGACCCTGGAAGCCATCGGCGACGGCGTAATTGTCACCGACCGGGAAGAATATGTAACTTTATGGAATCCGGTGGCGGCGGATTTGACCGGAATTGCCCGGGAAGAAGCTGTCGGTCGAAAACTCGGCGACGTGTTCCACCTTGTGAGCTATCTCGACGGAGGAAAAGTGGAATCCCCGCTGACGAAGGCGCTGCAGTGCAACACGATCGTGGAGATGGCCAATCATACCGATCTGATCGACAAGAACGGCAACCGTCGTCATATTGCGGACAGCGCCTCTCCGATTCACGACGAGCAGGGAAAGGTCGCCGGCGCGGTTCTTGTCTTTCGCGACGTGACCGACGAATATCGGAAACGCGACCGGATGCGCTTGCACAGCATCATCCTGAAAACGATCGGCGAAGCGGCCCGATTCGATTATTTCCATTGCGATGCCGCCGGGCAGGTGCTGGATAATTTCGTCGGAGAGGCTTATTGGCCGAGGTCCGGCGGACAGCCGTTGCTGCCGGCGGATTGGCTGCTGCCGGCCTTCTGCCAGGCTTTTGTCGACAAGTGGCGCCGGCTGCTTTCCGAAGACGCTTCGGAGATGGTCGTCCATTATGCGGCGGGCGACCCGAAACAGCCCCGCTATTTTGAGCTCCGGGCCGTAAAATCTTACAATCCGGACAGCCGCACCTGGGAGATTTTCGGTCTGATTCAGGATGTAACCGCGGCCCGGGAAGCGGAGTTCCGTTACCGCGACAATTTGAATCTGCTGCAGGGGATCATGGAAAATCTGCCGGGTTATATTTTTGTGAAAAATGCCGATGACGATTTCCGTTATCTGCTGGCGAACCGGAAGTTCGGTGAAATCGTCGGGTTGGACAGCAAGCTGCTGCCGGGCCGCACCGACCGGGAAATCTTTACCCGGGATCAAGCGGCGGTCCGGAAATTCCACGACGACGATACCGCACTGGCCGCTTCGGGGCAGCCGTTGAATATCCGGGAAATTTTTACGAACCGTTCCGGTGAACGTTCGGTGGTCCAGACCATCAAAAATGTGATTACCAGGTCGGACGGCAAAAAGCTGCTGATCGGCATGGGCATGGACATCTCGAAACAGTATGAGCTGGAACTCGCGCAGAAACGCACCATTGAAGAATTGAATAACTTCAGCAGCACGGAACGCATCATCAACCAGACGCTGACCCGGATTACGCTGGAGCCGAGCATGGAGCAGGCGATCAACGCCATGCTCCGCATTATGGGCGAAAACGCCGGAGCCGACCGGTGTTATATTTTCCGCTATCTGGACAGGGAGTGTACAAGATCCAGCAACGATTACGAATGGGTGCGCGACGGCATCGAGCCGCAGATCGACTGCTTGAAAGAGCAGGATATGACCTCTTATCAGGCCTGGACGACCGTACTGCAGCGGCGGCAGGAAATCATCATCGAAGACATGGACCGGCCGCCGATCAGCCTGGAGAATACCGCCCGCGATATTCTGAAGCCGCAGGGTATCCAGTCGCTGCTGGCCAGCGGCATCTGGATCGACAATCGGCTTTACGGCTTTGTCGGCCTCGATTTTGTGGCGAGGAAGCAGAAGTTTTCGGAGAACAACGTTCATATGGTCCGCAGCATCGCCAATCTGTTTCTGCTGGCGCGGGAGCGGTTCCAGCAGCTTGAACAGCTTGCCGACAGCGTATCGCTGCAGCGGCAGATCGTCGATAACATCACCATTCCGATCGTTATCATGGATCTCGATTACAATGTGGTGACCGCTAATCCGCGCGTCGCCGCCGATTGCGGCATTCCGGTGGGCCAACTGTCCGGTTTGAAGTGTTACAATGTGATGTGTCGCCGTTCGTCGCCGCCGCCGTGGTGTCCGGTCAGGCGGACTTTGGAGGACGGCTGCATGCACGTTCACGAAGCGGAGGTGAAAGACCGCCGGAAAATCATTACCGCGCAGCCGCTTTTTGACCGGCGGAATCAATTGATGTACGTCTTGAAGGTCGATATCGACGTTACCGAGCTCCAGCAGCAGAAACAGGAATTGCAGAAGGCCGTGGAGCAGGCGCGGGCGGCGGATCGCGCCAAAAGCTACTTCCTGGCGACGATGAGCCATGAGCTGCGGACGCCTCTGAATGCCGTCATCGGTTTTTCCGAGCTTCTGCGGCAGGGCGGCGTTCAGCCGCAGGAGCACGACGCCTATCTCGAATCCATCCATTTTGCCGGAACTGCGCTGTTGCACCTGATCAACGATGTGCTCGACCTCTCCAAACTCGAAGCCGAGCAGATGGAAATTCATGTGTCGAAGGTGAACGTGGCGGCGCTGATCGATGAGATCGCTTCGATCTTCCGCCTGAAAGCGAAGGAAAAGAACCTTCTCTTCTCGGTGGACCATGCCGGCCTGCGGTCACTGTATCATGTCGACAATCAGCGGCTGCGGCAGGTGCTGCTGAATCTGATCGGCAACGCATTCAAGTTCACTCATGCAGGCGGCATATCGATCGAAGCGGCCTTTACCGCGCAGACGGAGGAGGCCGGCACCCTGCGCATCGCCGTGACTGATACCGGCATCGGCATCGCGCCGGAAAACCTCCGGCGGATTTTCGATCCTTTCGTCCAGGGGGATTCGATGCGCGGCGGGCGCGCCTACGAAGGTTCCGGCCTCGGTCTCGCGATCTCGCGGTGGCTGGTCGAGAAGATGGGGGGCCGGCTTTCCGTCACCAGCCGGCCGGAATGCGGCAGCACGTTTGTCGTTCAATTGGCCGACGTCCGTTTCGAAGCGGGCCGGGAAACGGCACCGGAGGAGCCGGTGGAGATGCCGTCGGCGGCGGTGGGCAATTGCCGGGTGCTGCTGGTGGATGATGTCTCGATGAATTTGAAGGTGCTGGCCGCCATGCTGAAAAAAATCCAGGTCGACAGCGAGTCGGCGACTTCCGGCGAGGAGGCTCTGAGGCGATTGCGGCAGGACGGAAATTACGACATGGTTCTGACCGACCTCTGGATGCCGAAGATGAACGGCACGGAACTGGCGGAGCGCATCCGGGAAATCCCGGGATTCGCCGCCATTCCGATCCTGGCCGTCACCGCCGACGCTCAGGTTCTGACCGAATTTCCGGATATCTTCCAGGGCGTGCTGCTCAAACCGATTACGCTGGATCTGCTTCGCGATGCGTTGCGGCGGTATTGCCGTTTCGAATACACCGGAGAAAAGCAATCATGA